From a region of the Calliphora vicina chromosome 4, idCalVici1.1, whole genome shotgun sequence genome:
- the LOC135958468 gene encoding pickpocket protein 28-like, with translation METNIPSEKPKAKLLPVHIYFKENLKRFLIETSLNGLKYIEDVHRNIWERGYYLISFSIVFTAGLYMAIYFLQKWQNTPVIISMSPKATSIQDVPFPAVTFCNMNQALASRVEDIVPDTPAYAMLQKICFQKYNYSRYQNFKPRFKGDNLVHFILKNTQSCSNMIIYCKFGPNEETCTDLFREILLDEGICCVFNQLHPFFLYKGDYEFIRDYTSSNGRTSIPVNWNLEEGYEDHDHLPKSYYPRRAAGSGVSMGLTVVLNAELDEYFCSSTNGPGFKVLLYNPVDAPHMKETGLPIMLGHQTRVRINPKRMESLSSLRSTNPKDRQCYFSSEKTLLYFKYYTRRNCEMECDSKQMLRRCKCVPYHMPKIYPNATTCFLNEMDCVFETERLILDPGNLKCKEDCLSGCHDLSYYPDMFVTPLASRDFNLQDPFFRNISKEVMHKNLALVQIYYRDNFFRGNTKVPYTGFTEFLSQTGGVMSLMVGFSVISIAEMFYFIFLKPFFDIFKRRNPLLLEAKDDKDKDVSPNKLHHQMLFKRRKNINNRVMNWNSNELQKYRNETY, from the exons ATGGAAACAAATATACCTAGTGAGAAACCAAAAGCTAAATTACTGCCAgtccatatatattttaaagaaaatcttaaaagatttttaatagaAACCTCCTTAAACGGTTTAAAGTACATAGAAGATGTACATCGTAATATATGGGAAAG GGGTTATTATTTGATatcattttcaattgttttcacCGCTGGCTTATATATGGCCATTTATTTCCtacaaaaatggcaaaatacTCCGGTTATTATAAGCATGAGTCCCAAAGCCACTTCTATACAAGATGTACCTTTTCCGGCCGTAACATTTTGCAATATGAATCAGGCATTGGCCAGTAGAGTTGAGGATATAGTACC agaCACCCCTGCCTATGCCATGTTGCAGAAAATATGTTTCCAAAAATACAATTATTCACGCTACCAAAATTTTAAGCCTCGTTTTAAGGGAGATAATTTggtgcattttattttaaag AACACCCAAAGCTGCAGTAACATGATTATCTATTGCAAATTTGGTCCCAATGAGGAGACCTGTACGGATCTATTTCGGGAGATATTGTTGGATGAGGGCATTTGTTGTGTTTTCAATCAGCTGCatccattttttttgtataaaggaGA TTATGAATTTATTCGAGATTATACTTCTTCGAATGGTCGTACTAGTATTCCGGTAAATTGGAATTTGGAAGAAGGTTATGAGGATCATGATCATTTGCCTAAAAGTTATTATCCCAGGAGAGCAGCAG GTTCCGGAGTTTCGATGGGACTAACCGTAGTTTTGAATGCCGAATTAGATGAGTACTTTTGTTCTTCAACAAATGGACCTggctttaaa GTCTTGCTCTACAATCCTGTCGATGCACCTCACATGAAAGAAACCGGTCTGCCCATAATGCTGGGCCACCAGACTCGTGTACGCATTAATCCCAAACGCATGGAATCTCTATCGTCGTTGCGCAGCACCAACCCCAAAGACAGACAATGCTACTTTTCCAGCGAGAAAACCCTACTCTATTTCAAATACTACACCCGACGTAACTGTGAAATGGAATGTGATTCTAAGCAAATGTTGCGTCGCTGCAAATGTGTACCATATCATATGCCGAAAATATATCCCAATGCTACCACATGTTTTCTTAATGAAATGGATTGTGTTTTTGAAACTGAACGCTTAATATTGGATCCGGGGAATTTAAAGTGTAAAGAGGATTGTTTGTCGGGCTGTCATGATCTGTCATACTATCCCGATATGTTTGTTACACCGCTGGCTTCTAGGGATTTCAATTTACAAGATCCATTCTTTCGTAATATTTCGAAGGAGGTAATGCATAAAAATTTGGCTCTGGTACAAATCTATTATAGAGATAATTTTTTCCGGGGTAATACCAAGGTGCCATATACCGGTTTTACTGAGTTTTTAT CCCAAACTGGTGGTGTTATGAGTTTAATGGTGGGTTTCAGTGTTATTTCTATAGCTGAAATGTTCtactttattttcttaaaacctTTTTTCGATATATTCAAAAGAAGAAATCCTTTGTTATTGGAGGCTAAAGATGATAAAGATAAAGAT GTTTCTCCAAATAAGCTACATCATCAAATGTTGTTTAAACGCCgcaaaaacattaataatcGTGTTATGAATTGGAATAGTAATGAATTGCAAAAATATCGCAATGAAACATATTAA